Proteins encoded in a region of the Paenibacillus sp. E222 genome:
- a CDS encoding RNA polymerase sigma factor, giving the protein MDYQYLAHAQTIDNYTLSSMMDDYGNDVWNYAYFLTKSTEQADELSQEVFIRAYSGIAHFRGECSLKTWLLTITRNTTFTYRKSRFFRSSLWGETLPIHTEQVNASMSEMKPEKLVHPSAEAEAISREHVHEIWDIIMALPDKFRELLLLHLKYELTTGEIAEMLGISAGTVKSRLSRAKAKVRKQWEERSE; this is encoded by the coding sequence TTGGACTATCAATATCTGGCACACGCTCAGACGATCGATAATTACACACTTAGCAGTATGATGGATGATTACGGGAACGACGTATGGAACTACGCGTACTTTCTGACCAAAAGTACAGAGCAGGCGGATGAATTGTCACAGGAGGTGTTTATCCGGGCATATTCCGGGATCGCCCACTTTCGAGGAGAATGCTCATTGAAGACATGGCTGCTGACCATTACTAGGAACACGACATTTACATACCGGAAATCTAGATTTTTTCGCAGCAGTTTATGGGGAGAGACACTGCCAATCCACACGGAACAGGTTAATGCGAGCATGAGTGAGATGAAGCCTGAAAAATTGGTTCACCCCTCTGCCGAAGCCGAGGCGATCAGCAGGGAGCACGTTCATGAAATCTGGGACATCATCATGGCTCTGCCGGACAAATTCCGGGAATTGCTTTTGCTGCATCTGAAGTATGAGCTTACAACGGGTGAAATTGCGGAAATGCTGGGCATCAGCGCAGGAACGGTCAAATCGCGACTGTCCAGGGCGAAGGCGAAGGTAAGGAAACAGTGGGAGGAGCGGAGCGAATGA
- a CDS encoding invasin domain 3-containing protein — MNGWSKGKKWLILILCIMVATGGASGAYVMADSPGVLDQEQASWSGNSFVNRDYPRYQTFTPAITGNLSRIDLNIFDSYNGLGAIQIKIYKESDLSTAIAEAKTVVNYASGWTSVNFSGESAPYLKRETQYRMIVSTENGGSNIGFGWYMGSGNPYPRGSSPAANYDYSFRTYMIADYSISMEESRIVSTQASLIADGTSQSTITVNLKDAQGTPLTDGGESVAITSTLGTVSAVTDNQDGTYSATLTAPTTAGKATISATVGGKALTATSTVNFVPGTPSPTSSVLETSKASLTADGTSQTAIKVTLKDAQGNRLTGGGESVAITSTQGTVSAVTDNQDGTYSATLTAPTTVGTATISATVGGNELTATSTVEFVAGSPSLASSLMETSKASLTADGTSQTAIKVTLKDAQGNRLTGGGESVAITSTQGTVSAVTDNQDGTYSATLTAPTTVGTATISATVGGNELTATSTVEFVAGSPSLASSLMETSKASLTADGTSQTAIKVTLKDAQGNRLTGGGESVAITSTQGTVSAVTDNQDGTYSATLTAPTTVGTATISATVGGNELTATSTVEFVAGSPSLASSLMETSKASLTADGTSQTAIKVTLKDAQGNRLTSGGESVAITSTQGTVSAVTDNQDGTYSATLTAPTTVGTTTISATVGGNALTTTITVEFVPGPVSSFQSTVTAKELVVPADGRSAATILVKLTDNYGNPLPGQQVLLQADGGASVIHDAYGWTSQDGTAVFQVSNTAAERVTYAARAVSSEVVLDQTVEIAFVYEQPPKIELHADPADPTFDSVKVTVTATAYGQLNNISMIKWAAGAQSVSYFDTQGTEITDHFEVQENGIYAVYVKDAAGNANVSQIDVQNIVKKSSNGNLSDWKVTGVGGVLALNFDPGKTTYTIEATHAVNGLSMVMTVADSYSVIDVNGQPVTSGSSTVTYPLVVGMNTFNVRVTAQDQSVQTYQLNVNRAAASSIPGPTPTPNPGSNPSPSGSTSAASHPSDSSLATSVRIKINDQEVSGIAKLQADESGKKFVEIAMDMTTLKKVLDGASAETVSAISIAYEQAVAKVVLKLPADAVKLLVGKVADITLVSAYGQYRLPLSELVLPKSGVSGDTEARITIELGDAEAITGIKDAAIKGALQIAGHPVDFNVQAIRNGVATEVNQFSRYVERAIYLPSDQEKVTTIMVWDEAQKELRPVPTRFVDINGHPAAIIQSLTNSVYVPVSRTSTLTDIKNYWASAEISKMNERMIVQGINGSRFMPDASITRAELATILARALGLPDADAVQGEGEAGYKDVSSSSWYSGAVATVKAYGMMDGFEDGTFRPEREVSRQEAIVTLVRSMQLVKGSTLTVQPQAQVDLSLYADSHQIGSWANAAMQTAIHIGLVKGYGDELRPQSSLTRAETTVLLYRMLLQAEFIDGSM; from the coding sequence ATGAACGGTTGGAGCAAGGGAAAGAAATGGTTGATCCTGATTCTATGTATTATGGTTGCAACAGGGGGAGCATCAGGTGCATATGTGATGGCTGACTCGCCTGGGGTCCTGGATCAGGAGCAAGCGAGTTGGTCGGGAAATTCATTTGTTAATCGGGATTATCCCAGATATCAGACGTTTACTCCGGCTATAACAGGCAATCTGAGCAGGATTGATCTGAACATATTCGATAGTTATAACGGTTTGGGTGCCATTCAGATTAAAATTTATAAGGAAAGTGACCTGTCCACCGCAATTGCTGAGGCAAAGACTGTTGTTAACTATGCGTCAGGCTGGACATCTGTTAATTTTTCCGGAGAGTCTGCTCCTTATTTAAAAAGGGAAACCCAATACAGAATGATCGTATCTACCGAAAATGGTGGGTCTAATATCGGTTTTGGGTGGTATATGGGTTCTGGTAATCCTTATCCGAGAGGCTCTTCCCCGGCTGCTAATTATGATTATTCCTTCAGAACGTACATGATTGCCGATTACTCGATATCTATGGAAGAGAGCCGCATTGTGAGTACACAAGCCAGTTTGATCGCAGATGGAACGAGTCAGAGCACGATCACGGTGAACTTGAAGGATGCCCAGGGCACCCCGCTTACCGATGGTGGTGAGTCGGTGGCGATTACATCAACATTGGGCACCGTCAGCGCCGTAACGGATAACCAGGATGGTACGTACAGCGCAACGTTAACCGCACCGACGACTGCAGGCAAGGCGACAATCAGCGCCACAGTTGGTGGGAAAGCGCTGACCGCAACGAGCACGGTGAATTTTGTACCCGGTACTCCGTCACCAACGAGCAGTGTATTGGAAACGTCCAAAGCGTCTTTAACCGCCGACGGAACGAGCCAGACCGCGATTAAGGTGACGTTAAAGGATGCGCAGGGCAATCGGCTGACGGGCGGAGGTGAGTCGGTGGCGATTACATCGACACAGGGCACCGTCAGCGCCGTAACGGATAACCAGGATGGTACGTACAGCGCAACGTTGACGGCCCCAACAACCGTGGGTACAGCAACGATCAGCGCAACCGTTGGGGGAAATGAATTAACCGCAACGAGCACGGTGGAGTTTGTTGCAGGCTCTCCGTCATTAGCGAGCAGTCTGATGGAAACGTCCAAAGCGTCTTTAACGGCCGATGGAACGAGCCAGACCGCGATTAAGGTGACGTTAAAGGATGCGCAGGGCAATCGGCTGACGGGCGGAGGTGAGTCGGTGGCGATTACATCGACACAGGGCACCGTCAGCGCCGTAACGGATAACCAGGATGGTACGTACAGCGCAACGTTGACGGCCCCAACAACCGTGGGTACAGCAACGATCAGCGCAACCGTTGGGGGAAATGAATTAACCGCAACGAGCACGGTGGAGTTTGTTGCAGGCTCTCCGTCATTAGCGAGCAGTCTGATGGAAACGTCCAAAGCGTCTTTAACGGCCGATGGAACGAGCCAGACCGCGATTAAGGTGACGTTAAAGGATGCGCAGGGCAATCGGCTGACGGGCGGAGGTGAGTCGGTGGCGATTACATCGACACAGGGCACCGTCAGCGCCGTAACGGATAACCAGGATGGTACGTACAGCGCAACGTTGACGGCCCCAACAACCGTGGGTACAGCAACGATCAGCGCAACCGTTGGGGGAAATGAATTAACCGCAACGAGCACGGTGGAGTTTGTTGCAGGCTCTCCGTCATTAGCGAGCAGTCTGATGGAAACGTCCAAAGCGTCTTTAACGGCCGATGGAACGAGCCAGACCGCGATTAAGGTGACGTTAAAGGATGCGCAGGGCAATCGGCTGACGAGCGGAGGTGAGTCAGTGGCGATTACATCGACACAGGGCACCGTCAGCGCCGTAACGGATAACCAGGATGGCACGTACAGCGCAACGTTGACGGCCCCAACAACCGTGGGTACGACAACGATCAGCGCAACCGTTGGGGGAAATGCATTAACCACAACGATCACGGTGGAGTTTGTGCCAGGACCGGTGAGTTCGTTTCAGTCTACTGTGACAGCAAAAGAGTTGGTTGTGCCAGCCGATGGACGCAGTGCAGCCACCATTCTGGTGAAGCTTACCGATAATTATGGCAATCCGTTGCCAGGTCAACAGGTGCTACTTCAGGCTGACGGCGGAGCATCTGTCATCCATGATGCCTACGGCTGGACTAGTCAGGATGGAACTGCTGTTTTTCAAGTCAGCAATACAGCGGCAGAGCGAGTCACCTATGCTGCACGAGCGGTAAGTAGCGAAGTGGTGTTGGATCAGACGGTGGAGATTGCGTTTGTATATGAGCAGCCTCCAAAGATTGAATTGCACGCTGACCCTGCCGATCCTACTTTTGACAGTGTGAAGGTCACCGTAACGGCAACGGCTTATGGGCAATTGAATAACATCTCAATGATTAAATGGGCGGCAGGTGCTCAGTCCGTCTCCTATTTTGATACGCAGGGTACAGAAATTACCGATCATTTTGAAGTGCAGGAGAACGGTATTTATGCTGTGTATGTGAAAGATGCCGCAGGCAATGCGAATGTGAGTCAGATTGATGTGCAGAACATTGTGAAGAAGAGCAGCAACGGCAACCTGTCGGACTGGAAAGTTACGGGTGTGGGGGGCGTGCTTGCCCTGAATTTCGATCCGGGAAAAACAACCTATACCATTGAAGCCACTCATGCTGTGAATGGTCTGAGCATGGTAATGACCGTTGCTGATTCATATTCAGTGATAGATGTAAACGGTCAGCCGGTAACCAGTGGATCAAGTACAGTCACGTATCCACTTGTGGTCGGGATGAATACATTCAACGTGCGTGTTACAGCACAGGATCAGTCTGTGCAGACGTACCAACTGAATGTAAATCGTGCCGCGGCCAGCTCAATCCCTGGCCCGACACCAACCCCGAATCCGGGCTCGAATCCGAGTCCGTCTGGCTCAACAAGCGCTGCGAGTCATCCGAGTGATTCCTCGCTGGCGACGTCGGTACGGATCAAAATAAATGATCAGGAAGTATCAGGGATCGCCAAGCTTCAAGCTGATGAGAGCGGAAAGAAATTCGTTGAAATCGCAATGGACATGACTACCTTGAAGAAGGTGCTTGATGGAGCCTCCGCTGAAACGGTCAGCGCTATTTCCATCGCTTACGAGCAAGCGGTGGCGAAAGTCGTATTGAAGCTCCCCGCAGATGCTGTAAAGCTGCTTGTAGGCAAAGTAGCAGATATCACGTTGGTTAGTGCCTATGGGCAGTACCGTCTGCCACTATCTGAACTGGTCCTTCCGAAATCTGGCGTGTCCGGGGATACGGAAGCTCGAATCACGATTGAGCTTGGCGATGCTGAAGCAATAACCGGAATCAAGGATGCAGCCATTAAAGGGGCGCTTCAAATTGCAGGCCATCCGGTGGATTTCAATGTGCAGGCCATTCGGAATGGTGTAGCAACAGAGGTAAACCAATTCAGCCGATATGTGGAAAGGGCAATTTATTTGCCTAGTGATCAGGAAAAGGTCACAACTATTATGGTATGGGACGAGGCGCAGAAGGAATTACGTCCTGTACCAACCCGGTTCGTGGATATAAACGGTCATCCGGCTGCTATTATTCAAAGTCTCACGAACAGTGTATATGTCCCGGTATCCAGGACGTCTACATTAACCGATATCAAAAACTATTGGGCTTCGGCGGAAATCAGCAAAATGAATGAGCGGATGATTGTCCAGGGTATAAATGGCAGCCGATTTATGCCGGATGCATCTATTACCCGGGCCGAACTTGCCACTATACTGGCCAGAGCTCTTGGTCTTCCGGATGCTGATGCAGTGCAAGGAGAGGGTGAGGCTGGCTATAAAGACGTAAGTTCTTCAAGCTGGTACAGCGGGGCTGTTGCCACGGTTAAGGCTTATGGAATGATGGATGGCTTCGAGGATGGGACCTTTAGACCCGAACGGGAAGTATCCAGACAAGAAGCCATCGTGACCCTAGTGAGATCCATGCAACTGGTTAAAGGCTCTACATTAACTGTTCAACCTCAGGCGCAAGTGGACTTGTCTCTGTATGCCGACAGCCATCAAATTGGAAGCTGGGCCAATGCTGCTATGCAAACGGCGATTCATATAGGCTTGGTGAAAGGCTATGGAGATGAACTTCGTCCACAAAGCTCATTAACTCGGGCCGAAACAACGGTGCTGTTATACCGGATGCTGCTTCAAGCTGAATTCATTGATGGATCAATGTAA
- a CDS encoding helix-turn-helix transcriptional regulator translates to MEPILIFKALSNETRRQILLWLKNPEQHFPPLELSQHPDAGKSGICVGTIQVKAGLAQSVISSYLLTMLKAGLLISERRGQWTYYRRNEETIRQFAEYVQHEL, encoded by the coding sequence ATGGAACCTATACTCATATTCAAAGCATTATCCAACGAGACACGTCGACAGATTCTGTTGTGGCTCAAAAACCCGGAGCAGCACTTTCCACCGCTGGAGTTATCCCAGCATCCGGATGCAGGCAAGAGTGGCATATGTGTTGGAACGATTCAGGTGAAGGCCGGACTGGCTCAATCCGTTATATCCAGCTATCTGCTGACTATGCTGAAAGCCGGGTTGCTGATCTCCGAGCGCAGGGGACAGTGGACGTATTATCGCCGCAACGAAGAAACCATTCGTCAGTTTGCCGAGTACGTACAGCACGAGTTATAA
- a CDS encoding DUF523 domain-containing protein, with amino-acid sequence MKYLVSSCLAGVACRYNGTASLDAKIQELVEQEQAKMVCPELLGGFSTPREPAEIIGGTGKDVLAGTAKVMEKSGKDVTDLYIKGAYQTLEWAQKLDVTCVVLKEFSPSCGTQMIYDGNFANHKVAGEGVTSALLRQEGFTVISENEFMEQL; translated from the coding sequence ATGAAATATTTAGTGAGTTCATGTCTTGCTGGCGTAGCCTGCCGTTACAACGGAACAGCGAGTCTGGATGCAAAGATTCAAGAGCTTGTGGAGCAGGAACAGGCGAAGATGGTCTGCCCGGAGCTGCTTGGAGGATTTTCCACCCCGCGGGAGCCGGCTGAAATTATCGGCGGTACGGGTAAGGATGTGCTGGCAGGTACAGCCAAGGTAATGGAGAAGAGTGGCAAGGATGTGACGGATCTGTACATTAAAGGAGCCTATCAGACACTTGAATGGGCACAAAAACTGGATGTCACCTGTGTGGTGCTCAAAGAATTCAGTCCTTCCTGCGGTACACAGATGATCTACGATGGGAATTTTGCTAACCACAAAGTCGCGGGCGAAGGGGTTACGTCTGCTTTGCTGCGGCAAGAGGGATTTACGGTTATTTCGGAAAATGAGTTCATGGAACAGTTGTAA
- a CDS encoding bifunctional 2-polyprenyl-6-hydroxyphenol methylase/3-demethylubiquinol 3-O-methyltransferase UbiG: protein MKQNKYDEAEFFGNYSQMARSTQGLEAAGEWHELQTMLPELNGKNVLDLGCGFGWHCRYASEQQASSVVGVDLSENMLQRACEMTDDPHIEYQRMAIEDIDFVPGQFDVVISSLALHYIERLDQVYAKINACLVQGGTFVLSVEHPIFTARAEQDWHYGSQGEILHWPVDHYQEEGQRIANFLNQDVVKYHRTMATHLNELIQAGFIIQQVAESKPSPEMMEQVPGMRDENRRPMFLMIAAVKA, encoded by the coding sequence ATGAAGCAAAACAAATACGATGAAGCCGAATTTTTCGGCAATTACAGTCAGATGGCCCGATCAACCCAAGGGCTGGAGGCTGCTGGCGAGTGGCATGAACTGCAAACGATGCTGCCTGAATTAAATGGCAAGAACGTACTGGATCTGGGGTGCGGCTTTGGTTGGCACTGTCGATATGCAAGTGAGCAACAGGCAAGTTCTGTGGTTGGCGTGGATTTGTCTGAAAATATGCTGCAGCGGGCATGCGAGATGACGGATGATCCTCATATCGAGTACCAGCGCATGGCGATTGAGGATATTGATTTTGTACCCGGACAATTTGATGTGGTGATCAGCTCACTGGCTTTGCATTATATCGAACGTCTGGATCAGGTATACGCCAAAATCAATGCATGTCTTGTCCAAGGAGGTACTTTTGTCTTGTCTGTGGAACATCCTATTTTCACGGCGCGGGCGGAGCAGGACTGGCATTATGGATCTCAGGGTGAAATACTGCATTGGCCTGTGGATCATTATCAGGAGGAAGGGCAGCGGATAGCGAACTTTCTGAATCAGGACGTGGTGAAATACCATCGGACAATGGCGACTCATCTGAATGAATTGATTCAAGCTGGTTTTATCATTCAACAGGTAGCCGAGTCCAAGCCATCTCCTGAGATGATGGAGCAGGTTCCCGGTATGCGAGACGAGAATCGTCGACCGATGTTTCTGATGATTGCCGCGGTTAAGGCTTGA
- a CDS encoding LLM class flavin-dependent oxidoreductase has product MSTENTASSPKKHINDVKLSILDLAPVVVGATPADALRNSLDLAQHAERWGYHRYWVAEHHNMPGIASSATSVVIGYLAGGTKTIRLGSGGIMLPNHAPLVIAEQFGTLESLYPGRIDLGLGRAPGSDRRTSLALRKDLNSGEDFPELLAELRAYFDASATSYHAPVRAVPGEGLNIPIYLLGSSDFSARLAGQLGLPFAFASHFSPDYTRIALETYRSSFQPSDYLKEPHVIVGVNAVVADTDEEAAWLGTTMQQQFLNIIRGTTGLVQPPADMEGKWTDREKVGVEQTLKAAVNGSPETVRGQLESFIAQTQADELIITSMIYDHQARLHSYELIAQLAGKA; this is encoded by the coding sequence ATGTCTACCGAAAACACAGCTTCATCCCCCAAAAAACATATTAACGACGTTAAATTGTCCATTCTGGATTTGGCTCCTGTCGTAGTAGGTGCCACACCTGCGGATGCGCTCCGCAACAGTCTGGATCTTGCTCAGCACGCAGAGCGTTGGGGATATCACCGTTACTGGGTAGCGGAACACCACAACATGCCAGGCATTGCTTCTTCCGCGACCTCGGTTGTTATTGGTTACCTTGCGGGTGGAACGAAGACTATTCGTCTCGGTTCTGGTGGTATCATGCTGCCTAACCATGCGCCGCTTGTCATTGCCGAGCAGTTTGGTACGCTGGAGTCACTTTATCCAGGCCGTATAGACCTTGGGTTAGGCCGTGCGCCAGGTAGTGACCGTCGTACGTCTCTTGCTTTACGCAAAGACCTGAACAGCGGTGAAGATTTCCCTGAATTGCTGGCTGAGCTAAGAGCATACTTCGATGCTTCTGCTACATCGTATCACGCGCCTGTTCGCGCTGTACCCGGAGAAGGATTGAATATCCCGATTTACCTGCTTGGCTCCAGTGATTTCAGTGCTCGTCTCGCCGGACAGCTGGGATTGCCGTTTGCTTTTGCCAGCCACTTCTCACCGGATTACACTCGGATTGCACTTGAAACGTATCGGAGCAGCTTCCAGCCATCCGATTACTTGAAGGAGCCCCATGTTATTGTGGGTGTAAATGCAGTCGTTGCGGATACCGACGAAGAAGCTGCATGGCTTGGTACGACGATGCAGCAGCAGTTCCTGAACATTATTCGTGGCACAACCGGGTTGGTGCAGCCACCAGCTGATATGGAAGGCAAATGGACGGATCGTGAGAAAGTTGGTGTAGAACAGACGCTGAAAGCAGCAGTGAACGGTTCTCCGGAAACCGTGCGTGGTCAACTGGAATCATTTATTGCTCAGACCCAGGCGGATGAGCTGATTATTACGTCGATGATCTATGATCATCAGGCACGCCTGCACTCGTATGAGCTGATCGCTCAACTGGCGGGAAAAGCATAA
- a CDS encoding NAD(P)H-dependent oxidoreductase, which translates to MEQSAKAITKENVLNAYHFRHATKQFDASRIISEEDFEFILETGRLSPSSIGLEPWKFLIVQNPDFRKRLSEVASGAQKQLAAASHFMVILARSDASYNSPYAEYMLKEIKGMPNDVFELTREAYGKFQKNQRMLENPRTLFDWASKQTYIALGNMMTAAALIGIDSCPIEGFIYEDVHRILEEEGLLEDGVWDVSVMAAFGYRAEDPPREKSRQSLDKITQWID; encoded by the coding sequence ATGGAACAATCGGCAAAAGCTATTACGAAAGAAAACGTCTTGAACGCTTACCATTTTCGGCATGCAACCAAACAGTTTGATGCTTCACGTATCATTTCGGAAGAAGATTTTGAGTTTATTCTTGAAACAGGACGATTGTCACCAAGCTCAATTGGTTTGGAACCATGGAAATTTCTGATTGTGCAGAACCCGGATTTCCGCAAGCGTCTGTCCGAAGTTGCTTCCGGGGCTCAGAAACAATTGGCGGCGGCAAGCCATTTTATGGTCATTCTGGCGCGATCCGATGCGAGTTATAACTCGCCATACGCGGAATATATGCTGAAAGAAATCAAAGGCATGCCGAATGACGTTTTTGAGTTGACCCGTGAAGCTTATGGCAAATTTCAAAAGAACCAACGAATGCTTGAGAACCCGCGTACTTTATTTGACTGGGCGTCCAAACAGACTTATATCGCTCTCGGTAATATGATGACTGCGGCAGCGCTGATTGGTATCGACTCCTGCCCGATTGAAGGATTTATCTATGAAGACGTACATCGTATTCTGGAAGAGGAAGGACTGTTAGAGGATGGAGTATGGGATGTATCCGTCATGGCTGCCTTTGGTTATCGGGCGGAAGATCCGCCACGCGAAAAATCCCGTCAGTCTCTGGATAAAATCACGCAGTGGATTGATTAA